A single window of Thalassomonas viridans DNA harbors:
- a CDS encoding TIM-barrel domain-containing protein has protein sequence MNKNTDNLIETGGSCRNISPGGGAVMQAFRLSGRQLVLLTDRGEISLEFVGRDNIYVHYRLNGQKQLPGYLLAEQDLLDCELTSLAPRVSDRNAELVFSCDNSSVIIQKQPVRLVFVYRGKTLLEEEAGYFESVFGASNPLIPSPAASAEKSPGFRFKLKPEEKLFAGGQRVLGMDRRGHKLALYNQTHFGYEDRVEQMNFGLPGLMSSGKYILMFDNSARGELDLAASEQDVLQFHACGGRSAYLVSLADNYPALCERYTLATGRQPLPPVWAFGNIASRFGYRSEAQGREVVAEYRRQQMPLDAIIFDLFWFGADVQGHMGNLDWDRDTFATGEQMVADFAELGINTILISEPYVLTSCDNWQPGAAAHAFARDKDGEPVTFDFFFGNGSLVDVFSEAGQNWFWPFYQKQLDWGIAGFWGDLGEPEAHPGHACHMISAANQIAVADEVHNVYGHQWARLLYQGLSQNNKDRRPFIMMRSGFAGSQRYGMLPWTGDVGRTWGSLKAQVELSLQMGLLGLAYTHSDLGGFIETDHFDVELYVRWLQYGAFQPVYRPHAHDSVVPEPVFHGEQVAEKVKAALSWRYRLLPYNYTLAYENHSRGMPFMRPVFFAAVDEVKFADSCLSDDYLLDTKAYFWGPSLLVMPVTAPGVSGLDYCLPEGNWFDYFSDTLYTGGSQTIPVNEQQIPVLVRGGAIIPHAPDMQNTREYSGDELFIHYWFDAAVNQSGFQLYQDDGLSLGYQQGQYRLLDFNAGISENRILFSVELSAGAPLTQDKALTLVIHNAGDIRRVCLGEKILNCHYQEASGQLSVEFVFDGSPLVLTLERQL, from the coding sequence GTGAATAAGAATACGGATAACTTGATTGAAACGGGGGGCTCTTGCCGGAATATAAGTCCTGGGGGCGGTGCTGTTATGCAGGCATTCAGGCTGTCGGGCAGGCAGCTTGTGCTGCTTACGGACCGGGGAGAGATTTCGCTTGAATTTGTCGGCCGCGACAATATTTACGTGCATTACCGCCTTAACGGGCAAAAGCAATTGCCGGGTTACCTGTTGGCGGAGCAGGACTTGCTGGATTGTGAACTGACTTCCCTGGCCCCCCGGGTTAGCGACCGGAACGCAGAGCTGGTATTTAGCTGTGATAACAGCTCAGTGATCATTCAAAAACAGCCGGTCAGACTGGTGTTTGTCTACCGGGGGAAAACCCTGCTGGAGGAGGAAGCCGGATATTTCGAAAGTGTTTTCGGGGCAAGCAATCCGCTTATACCGTCCCCGGCGGCATCCGCGGAAAAATCTCCCGGTTTTCGCTTTAAACTAAAACCCGAAGAAAAACTTTTTGCCGGCGGGCAAAGGGTGTTAGGCATGGACCGGCGGGGCCATAAACTGGCGCTTTATAACCAGACCCATTTTGGCTATGAAGACAGGGTAGAGCAGATGAACTTCGGCCTGCCCGGTTTGATGTCCAGCGGCAAATATATCCTGATGTTTGACAATAGCGCCCGGGGAGAGCTGGATTTGGCGGCCAGCGAGCAGGATGTGCTGCAATTTCATGCCTGCGGGGGGCGCAGCGCCTACCTGGTGAGCCTGGCGGATAATTATCCCGCCCTGTGCGAACGTTATACCCTGGCGACCGGCCGCCAGCCCCTGCCGCCTGTCTGGGCCTTTGGCAATATCGCCTCGCGTTTCGGCTACCGCAGCGAAGCCCAGGGCCGGGAAGTGGTGGCGGAATACAGGCGTCAGCAGATGCCCCTGGATGCGATTATTTTCGATTTGTTCTGGTTCGGCGCCGATGTACAGGGGCATATGGGCAACCTGGACTGGGACAGGGATACTTTCGCCACCGGCGAGCAAATGGTGGCGGATTTTGCCGAATTGGGGATAAATACCATACTGATCAGCGAGCCCTATGTGTTAACCAGCTGCGATAACTGGCAGCCGGGGGCGGCAGCCCATGCCTTTGCCCGGGATAAGGATGGCGAACCGGTAACCTTTGATTTCTTTTTCGGTAACGGCTCCCTGGTGGATGTGTTCTCCGAAGCCGGGCAAAACTGGTTCTGGCCTTTTTACCAAAAGCAGCTGGATTGGGGCATTGCCGGTTTCTGGGGGGATCTTGGTGAGCCGGAAGCCCATCCCGGGCATGCCTGCCATATGATCAGCGCTGCTAACCAGATTGCCGTTGCCGATGAGGTGCATAATGTTTACGGCCATCAATGGGCCAGGTTGCTTTATCAGGGGCTTAGTCAGAATAACAAGGATCGGCGGCCCTTTATCATGATGCGTTCGGGATTTGCCGGCAGCCAGCGTTACGGCATGTTGCCCTGGACCGGTGATGTCGGCCGTACCTGGGGCTCGTTAAAGGCCCAGGTGGAATTGTCGCTGCAAATGGGGCTGTTGGGGCTGGCCTATACCCATTCGGATCTCGGCGGTTTTATCGAAACCGACCATTTTGATGTCGAGCTTTATGTGCGCTGGCTGCAATACGGCGCTTTCCAACCTGTTTACCGGCCCCACGCCCACGACAGCGTTGTGCCCGAGCCGGTTTTCCATGGCGAGCAGGTGGCGGAAAAGGTAAAAGCCGCTTTAAGCTGGCGCTACCGTCTGCTGCCCTATAACTATACTTTGGCCTATGAAAATCATAGCCGGGGTATGCCGTTTATGCGGCCGGTGTTCTTTGCAGCAGTGGATGAGGTCAAGTTTGCGGACAGTTGCCTTTCGGACGATTATTTACTGGATACCAAGGCTTATTTCTGGGGGCCAAGCTTGCTGGTGATGCCGGTGACTGCTCCGGGCGTGTCCGGGCTGGATTATTGCCTGCCGGAGGGGAACTGGTTCGATTATTTCAGCGATACTCTCTATACCGGCGGCAGCCAGACAATTCCGGTTAACGAGCAGCAGATCCCGGTACTGGTGAGAGGGGGAGCCATTATTCCCCATGCCCCCGATATGCAAAATACCCGGGAATACAGCGGGGATGAGCTGTTTATCCATTACTGGTTTGATGCCGCCGTCAACCAGTCCGGATTCCAGCTGTATCAGGATGACGGTTTAAGCCTGGGTTACCAGCAGGGGCAATACCGGCTGCTGGACTTTAATGCCGGCATCAGCGAAAACCGGATCCTGTTCAGTGTCGAGTTATCGGCGGGGGCTCCGTTAACGCAGGACAAAGCCCTGACCCTGGTTATACATAACGCCGGAGACATCCGCCGGGTATGCCTGGGAGAAAAGATCTTGAATTGCCATTATCAGGAAGCATCCGGGCAGCTGTCGGTAGAGTTTGTTTTTGACGGCTCTCCTTTGGTACTGACTCTGGAACGCCAGCTGTAG
- a CDS encoding LysR substrate-binding domain-containing protein — MFELKHLKTIAALNASGSIRKTAERLFLTQSALSHQLKELESKLGEPIFIRNTSPVQFTPPGRLLLELAHKILPEVETAVSALKGQAGTNTSLTLAFACHACFQWLLPVTQALSKQNPGLRFDFTDPLFAQEQQQADILFTDEINESNQLVLKEIGKFELVAVMANQHPLAQKPFLMPEDFQEVNLLTYPVPPRRLDIFNLFLTPQAVTPNKIKQVANSHMMLQMAAADMGVAVLPDWLVTSLATPTLVKKLSLGKTGLFKTLYASYRPGNNNRLAIEDFLPRAISAFKALYR; from the coding sequence ATGTTCGAACTTAAACACCTAAAAACCATAGCGGCCCTGAATGCCAGCGGCAGCATACGCAAGACCGCGGAAAGGCTTTTTTTAACCCAGTCGGCCTTATCCCACCAGCTCAAAGAGCTGGAGTCTAAACTCGGTGAACCGATTTTTATCCGCAATACCTCGCCGGTGCAATTTACCCCTCCCGGGAGGCTCTTGCTTGAACTGGCCCATAAAATATTGCCGGAAGTGGAAACTGCGGTTTCAGCCCTGAAAGGACAAGCCGGCACCAATACATCGCTGACCCTGGCCTTCGCCTGCCACGCCTGCTTTCAATGGTTACTGCCGGTCACCCAGGCGTTAAGCAAACAAAACCCCGGCTTAAGGTTCGACTTTACCGACCCCTTGTTCGCCCAGGAACAACAGCAAGCCGATATCCTGTTTACCGATGAAATCAATGAAAGCAACCAGTTGGTATTAAAGGAGATAGGTAAGTTTGAATTGGTTGCCGTGATGGCAAACCAGCATCCCCTAGCACAAAAGCCTTTTTTAATGCCGGAGGATTTTCAGGAAGTGAATTTGCTGACGTACCCGGTCCCCCCCAGGCGCCTGGATATTTTTAACCTGTTTCTCACCCCTCAGGCGGTCACCCCGAACAAGATAAAACAGGTAGCTAACAGCCATATGATGCTGCAAATGGCGGCGGCGGACATGGGGGTGGCGGTACTGCCCGACTGGCTGGTGACCAGCCTGGCAACGCCGACCCTGGTGAAAAAACTTTCGCTGGGCAAAACCGGCCTGTTCAAAACCCTGTATGCCAGTTACCGCCCGGGCAATAACAACCGCCTGGCAATAGAAGATTTTCTGCCGCGGGCCATCAGCGCCTTTAAGGCGCTGTACCGCTAA
- a CDS encoding TIM-barrel domain-containing protein yields MLLNMKPLLTLSLMLCCALFMPVALSADATPGQAFASGWQSYQQQGNSLILSSPQGKVSLEYISRDSIYVHYQAKGVKQLPGYLLDEKRLDEKRQIGSKGAEQEFNLSVKATDKGLTFSSGTSAVVVQKSPFKLSFFHQGQLKLEEELGYLAGENSQEFRFKLSPREKLFAGGERVLGMDRRGFNLPLYNKADYAYEGRSEQMNYSLPGLMSSDKYILMFDNTARGSLDLGAAEKDVLHFAAGGGRSAYLVAMSDSFSGLTEHYTYASGRQPMPPIWALGNIASRFGYRSEVQAREVVAEYRKQQMPLDAIIFDLYWFGPDIKGHMGNLDWDRNTFPTAEQMVKDFDDMGIKTILISEPFVLTTSKNWQSGAEAGAFSLDEQGKARTFDFYFGHTSLVDIFSAAGQNWFWPFYQKQLDWGIAGFWGDLGEPEVHPADSYHFIQESGQKASADEIHNVYGHEWAKLLFNNFNRVSKDQRPFIMMRSGFAGSQRYGMIPWTGDVSRTWSALKAQVELSLQMGLLGLGYTHSDLGGFVASESFDSELYLRWLQYGAFQPVFRPHAQDEQLPEPVFHGEEVAARVKAALSWRYQLLPYNYTLVYENHSKGTPLMRPVFFEAGDKAISDKMFLDTQGYYWGPNLLVLPVTEPGVTALDYQLPAGNWFDYFTGKAYSGGQKGGKQTIPVDLDTIPVLVKGGAIIPHAPDMQNTREYSGDELIVHYWFDASVGESGFQLYQDDGLSRDYQQGDYTKLDLTAKAADQQLNFTIALAGDSKALSADKQLTLVVHNAPHFKEVYLAGKRLNTSYDQNSRQLKLALTFDGKPLTLSFR; encoded by the coding sequence ATGTTGTTAAATATGAAACCTTTATTAACCCTGAGTTTAATGCTGTGCTGCGCACTGTTTATGCCTGTTGCCCTCTCGGCCGATGCCACACCGGGCCAGGCATTCGCTTCGGGGTGGCAAAGTTATCAGCAACAGGGCAACAGCCTTATTCTAAGCTCGCCGCAGGGAAAAGTCTCCCTGGAATATATCAGCCGGGACAGCATTTATGTGCATTACCAGGCAAAGGGGGTTAAACAGCTGCCGGGCTACCTACTTGACGAAAAGAGGCTTGATGAAAAAAGGCAGATCGGTAGCAAGGGGGCGGAACAGGAGTTTAATCTTTCGGTTAAAGCCACTGATAAGGGGCTGACCTTCAGCAGCGGAACGTCTGCGGTAGTGGTACAGAAATCGCCGTTTAAACTGTCTTTTTTCCACCAGGGCCAGTTAAAGCTTGAGGAAGAGCTGGGATATCTGGCCGGGGAAAACAGCCAGGAATTCCGCTTTAAACTCTCCCCCAGGGAAAAGCTCTTTGCCGGCGGAGAAAGGGTGCTGGGCATGGACAGGCGGGGTTTTAACCTGCCGTTGTATAACAAGGCGGATTACGCCTACGAAGGCCGCTCGGAGCAAATGAATTATTCCCTGCCGGGTTTGATGTCCAGTGATAAATATATCCTGATGTTTGACAATACCGCCAGGGGCAGCCTGGATTTAGGGGCGGCGGAAAAAGACGTATTGCATTTTGCTGCCGGTGGCGGACGCAGTGCGTACCTGGTGGCCATGTCGGACAGTTTTTCTGGCCTGACCGAACATTATACCTATGCCAGCGGCAGGCAGCCCATGCCGCCGATTTGGGCCCTGGGCAATATCGCTTCCCGTTTCGGTTACCGCAGCGAAGTCCAGGCCAGGGAGGTAGTGGCAGAGTACCGGAAGCAGCAGATGCCGCTGGACGCCATTATTTTTGATCTCTACTGGTTTGGCCCCGATATCAAGGGCCATATGGGTAACCTTGACTGGGACAGGAATACCTTTCCCACTGCCGAGCAAATGGTGAAAGACTTTGACGATATGGGCATCAAGACCATTTTGATCAGCGAGCCTTTCGTGTTGACCACGTCTAAAAACTGGCAATCGGGGGCCGAAGCCGGCGCCTTTTCGCTGGATGAGCAGGGCAAAGCCAGGACTTTTGATTTCTACTTCGGCCATACCTCTTTGGTGGATATTTTCTCCGCCGCCGGGCAAAACTGGTTCTGGCCGTTTTATCAAAAGCAGCTGGACTGGGGCATTGCCGGTTTCTGGGGAGATCTCGGCGAGCCTGAGGTACATCCCGCGGACAGCTATCATTTCATCCAGGAGTCCGGGCAAAAGGCAAGTGCCGATGAAATACATAATGTTTACGGCCACGAATGGGCCAAGCTGCTGTTTAACAACTTTAACCGGGTAAGCAAAGACCAGCGTCCCTTTATCATGATGCGTTCGGGATTTGCCGGCAGCCAGCGTTACGGCATGATCCCCTGGACCGGGGATGTCAGCCGCACCTGGTCGGCACTCAAAGCCCAGGTTGAACTTTCCCTGCAAATGGGGCTGTTGGGGCTGGGCTATACCCATTCGGACTTGGGGGGCTTTGTCGCTTCCGAAAGCTTTGATAGCGAGCTTTATCTGCGCTGGCTGCAATACGGGGCTTTCCAGCCGGTATTTCGCCCCCATGCCCAGGACGAGCAGCTGCCTGAGCCGGTGTTTCACGGCGAAGAGGTGGCGGCGCGGGTAAAAGCAGCCTTAAGCTGGCGCTATCAGCTTCTGCCCTATAACTATACCCTGGTTTATGAAAACCACAGTAAGGGCACCCCGCTGATGCGTCCGGTGTTTTTTGAAGCCGGTGATAAGGCTATATCCGATAAGATGTTTCTGGATACGCAAGGTTATTACTGGGGACCTAACCTGCTGGTATTGCCGGTTACCGAGCCCGGGGTAACAGCCCTTGACTATCAGCTGCCTGCCGGCAACTGGTTCGATTATTTTACCGGTAAAGCCTACTCGGGGGGGCAAAAGGGCGGCAAGCAAACTATTCCCGTCGACCTGGATACTATTCCGGTACTGGTGAAAGGCGGGGCGATTATTCCCCATGCGCCGGATATGCAAAATACCCGGGAATATAGCGGTGACGAGCTTATTGTCCATTACTGGTTTGATGCCAGTGTCGGCGAGTCGGGTTTTCAGCTTTATCAGGATGACGGCCTGAGCCGGGATTATCAGCAAGGAGACTATACCAAGCTTGATCTGACCGCCAAAGCCGCGGATCAGCAACTGAACTTTACTATTGCCCTGGCCGGTGACAGCAAGGCGTTGAGTGCAGACAAGCAGTTGACCCTGGTGGTGCATAATGCGCCGCACTTTAAAGAGGTCTATTTGGCAGGCAAACGCCTTAATACCTCTTATGATCAAAACAGCAGGCAGCTGAAACTGGCCCTGACCTTTGACGGTAAGCCGCTGACGCTGAGTTTTCGCTAA
- a CDS encoding carbohydrate kinase family protein: MTQAHVFIIGGTSIDSIIHLHQPLTAEPQTVWAKSQYFAVGGTGAGKALNLSRLGHQVCLHTCLGDDEPGREIIAGLQHKNIELLVETVPVPTEQHTNIMSPHGERISIYTQPPSDDKNYDMTEIERVMAKTDIAAVGILDYTRPTLALAKKYRKPLWIDLHDYDGENPYHQEFIDAADVIFVASDNLPDYENFMRQQIALGKQLVVCTHGKGGSTALDAGGNWYRQDIIPGYELVDSNGAGDAYFSGFLTTYLQGEDVQLAMENGSRVAAMCINSDKLYHEQLTQDTLKVPA, translated from the coding sequence ATGACGCAAGCGCATGTATTTATTATCGGCGGAACCTCAATCGACAGCATTATTCATTTACACCAGCCGCTGACGGCTGAGCCGCAAACGGTATGGGCAAAATCCCAGTATTTCGCCGTCGGCGGCACCGGGGCGGGTAAAGCCCTCAACCTTTCCCGTCTTGGCCATCAGGTGTGTTTGCATACCTGTTTGGGGGATGATGAGCCGGGGCGGGAGATTATCGCCGGATTGCAGCATAAGAACATTGAACTTTTGGTGGAAACCGTGCCTGTGCCGACGGAGCAGCATACCAATATTATGTCGCCGCACGGAGAGCGGATTTCTATTTATACCCAGCCGCCGTCGGATGATAAAAATTATGATATGACGGAAATCGAGCGGGTGATGGCTAAAACCGATATCGCCGCCGTCGGTATCCTCGACTATACCCGGCCGACCCTGGCCCTGGCGAAGAAATACCGCAAGCCCCTATGGATAGATCTTCACGATTATGACGGTGAGAATCCCTATCACCAGGAATTTATCGATGCCGCGGACGTGATCTTTGTCGCCAGCGATAACCTGCCCGATTACGAAAACTTTATGCGCCAGCAGATTGCCCTGGGCAAGCAGCTGGTGGTATGCACCCATGGTAAAGGCGGCTCCACCGCGCTTGATGCCGGGGGCAACTGGTACCGGCAGGATATCATTCCCGGCTATGAACTGGTGGACAGCAATGGCGCTGGCGATGCCTATTTCAGCGGTTTTTTAACGACCTACCTGCAGGGGGAGGATGTGCAGCTGGCGATGGAAAACGGCTCCCGGGTGGCGGCCATGTGCATTAATTCCGATAAGCTCTACCATGAGCAATTAACCCAAGATACTTTGAAAGTCCCGGCATAA
- a CDS encoding alpha-amylase family glycosyl hydrolase gives MKFTRTLTLTPVAALISLALSGCVSQHQQAAAPTTAGKAANDQVVEFYGTKTPFASQSVYFLLTDRFVDGDSSNNQETQGGEYPTFNRPLKGPDGQEANVGYMGGDFQGVLNNADYIRDMGFTSVWLTPIFDNPDQAYSGGEEVVYGSYYKDGGKTGYHGYWPNNFYHVDEHLPSKDLTFADFTRKLKQDHDLNFILDVVTNHGSPAYGMPEQQEKFGVIYDENWQVVADHQNIHPEKLDPNNPMHAFFNTHTGLAQLSDVNENSEAALDYFEGAYLKWIAQGVHALRVDTIKEMPHHFWKKFFDRIRKKYPDIFIFGESYSYEAEFIAEHTREENGGVSVLDFPGRKAISELFQEPGSDFKDLIWYLHLDDGVYQNPYDLMTFYDNHDMERMNASDMGFVDANNWLFTSRGIPVIYYGSEVNFMTGKPEHQGNRNYLGQEKIEEAKTHIIHNELTRIAQLRKNTVALQRGLQHNLDFSGQTASFYRVYQDQERSQTALVLLNKGDSPASFTVTEKLSQGTWTDAFSGEQYVVNAGQTEIKTQVKAHGVKVLLNNGRVENPELITALMAQQQKLNPEQMLASQAAN, from the coding sequence ATGAAATTTACCCGCACCCTGACCTTAACCCCGGTCGCTGCACTTATTTCTCTAGCCCTGTCCGGCTGTGTCTCCCAGCACCAGCAGGCAGCAGCACCAACAACGGCCGGCAAGGCAGCCAATGACCAGGTGGTTGAGTTTTATGGCACCAAAACCCCTTTTGCCTCACAGTCCGTATATTTCCTGCTCACCGACAGATTTGTCGACGGCGACAGCAGCAACAACCAGGAAACCCAGGGGGGCGAATACCCCACCTTTAACCGTCCCCTCAAGGGGCCTGACGGACAGGAAGCCAATGTCGGCTATATGGGGGGCGATTTCCAGGGGGTACTGAATAATGCCGATTACATCCGGGACATGGGCTTTACTTCGGTATGGCTGACCCCGATTTTCGATAACCCGGACCAGGCCTACAGCGGCGGCGAAGAAGTCGTCTACGGCTCCTATTATAAGGACGGCGGCAAAACCGGCTATCACGGTTACTGGCCAAATAACTTCTACCATGTCGACGAACACCTGCCGTCAAAAGACCTGACCTTCGCCGACTTTACCCGCAAGTTAAAGCAGGATCACGACCTGAACTTTATTCTGGACGTAGTAACCAACCACGGCTCCCCCGCCTACGGCATGCCGGAGCAGCAGGAAAAATTCGGCGTGATTTATGACGAAAACTGGCAGGTGGTTGCCGACCACCAGAACATACACCCGGAAAAGCTGGATCCCAACAATCCCATGCATGCCTTTTTCAACACCCATACCGGGCTGGCCCAGCTCTCGGATGTCAATGAAAACAGCGAAGCGGCACTTGATTACTTCGAAGGCGCCTACCTGAAATGGATAGCCCAGGGGGTCCATGCCCTGCGCGTAGATACCATCAAGGAAATGCCCCACCATTTCTGGAAAAAGTTTTTCGACCGTATCCGTAAAAAATACCCGGATATCTTTATCTTTGGCGAAAGCTACTCCTACGAAGCCGAATTTATCGCCGAGCATACCCGTGAAGAAAACGGCGGCGTCAGCGTACTGGACTTCCCCGGCCGCAAAGCCATCAGCGAGCTTTTCCAGGAGCCGGGCAGCGACTTCAAGGATCTTATCTGGTATCTGCACCTGGACGACGGTGTTTACCAGAACCCGTATGACCTGATGACCTTTTACGACAACCACGATATGGAACGCATGAACGCCAGCGACATGGGCTTTGTCGATGCCAATAACTGGCTGTTCACCTCTCGCGGCATCCCGGTGATCTACTACGGCTCCGAAGTCAACTTTATGACCGGCAAGCCGGAACACCAGGGCAACCGCAACTATCTCGGTCAGGAGAAGATAGAAGAGGCTAAAACCCATATTATCCACAATGAGCTGACCCGTATCGCCCAGTTAAGGAAAAACACGGTCGCCCTGCAACGGGGATTACAACATAACCTTGACTTTAGCGGCCAGACGGCCAGCTTCTACCGGGTCTACCAGGATCAGGAGCGCAGCCAGACCGCGCTGGTATTGCTGAACAAGGGAGACAGTCCCGCCAGCTTTACCGTGACGGAAAAACTCAGCCAGGGCACCTGGACAGATGCCTTTAGCGGCGAGCAATATGTCGTAAATGCCGGGCAAACCGAGATCAAAACCCAGGTCAAGGCACACGGCGTTAAAGTGTTATTAAATAACGGCCGGGTTGAAAACCCCGAGCTGATCACCGCCCTGATGGCCCAGCAGCAGAAGCTTAATCCTGAGCAGATGCTGGCGTCACAAGCGGCGAACTAA
- a CDS encoding sedoheptulose 7-phosphate cyclase, which translates to MSHIQIVAGGTRAKKSELTVSALADFGYSIVNQAGIFEPDDLVLKQLLGNKKTLFVISPTVYELYGEKISAYMQRHLAPGQYRLSVTPSTELNKTMDSVLAISAEAKAFGLDRDGCFVAIGGGIILDMVGFAASMYRRGTRFIKIPTTLVGQVDVAVGVKTGINFQQSKNMLGTYYPAYATVNDKNFLDTLPARELRCGMAEVIKMGLVCDAGIFTRIEAFYAEGENRDIRDMDYDIFVLAMLRMIEELQPNLLEIELERLVDFGHTFSMRFETHSDHKHLHGEAVAMDMALSCCLSHLMGHMPEDLCLRALALLVKTGLPVYDKNCCTLENLLASIEEVSLHRNAVNLVLPTNIGEGCFIKAADQLPPELLTRAVTFLEQFLAGVDAESRQSSSRQALQSGENNPAEVLKLA; encoded by the coding sequence ATGTCTCATATTCAAATCGTTGCCGGCGGAACCCGGGCGAAAAAAAGCGAACTCACGGTCAGTGCCCTGGCGGATTTCGGTTACAGTATTGTCAACCAGGCAGGTATTTTTGAACCGGATGATTTAGTGTTAAAACAGTTGCTTGGCAATAAGAAAACCCTGTTTGTTATCAGTCCGACCGTTTATGAGCTCTACGGGGAAAAAATTTCCGCCTATATGCAGCGCCATTTAGCTCCGGGGCAATACCGGCTGAGCGTGACCCCGTCGACGGAATTGAATAAAACCATGGACAGCGTGCTGGCAATCTCGGCGGAGGCCAAGGCATTCGGTCTGGACCGGGACGGCTGTTTCGTTGCTATCGGCGGCGGCATCATCCTGGATATGGTGGGCTTTGCCGCTTCCATGTACCGGCGCGGCACCCGCTTTATCAAGATCCCCACGACCTTGGTGGGGCAGGTGGACGTGGCGGTTGGGGTCAAAACCGGTATTAACTTCCAGCAGTCAAAAAATATGCTCGGCACTTACTATCCGGCCTATGCCACAGTCAACGACAAGAACTTTCTCGATACCCTGCCGGCGCGGGAGCTCAGGTGCGGTATGGCGGAAGTGATCAAGATGGGGCTGGTGTGCGATGCCGGCATCTTCACCCGGATAGAGGCCTTTTATGCCGAGGGGGAAAACCGGGATATCCGGGATATGGATTACGATATTTTCGTGCTGGCCATGTTGCGTATGATCGAAGAGCTGCAGCCGAATCTACTGGAAATCGAACTCGAACGCCTGGTGGATTTCGGCCATACCTTCAGCATGCGTTTTGAAACCCATTCCGATCATAAACATCTGCACGGCGAAGCCGTGGCCATGGATATGGCGCTATCCTGCTGCCTGTCCCATTTGATGGGGCATATGCCGGAGGACTTATGCCTGCGCGCCCTGGCGCTGCTGGTGAAAACCGGGTTGCCCGTTTACGATAAAAATTGCTGTACTCTGGAAAACTTACTGGCCTCCATCGAAGAAGTCAGCCTGCACCGAAATGCCGTTAACCTGGTTTTGCCTACCAATATCGGCGAAGGCTGTTTTATTAAAGCCGCCGATCAGTTGCCGCCGGAATTATTGACCCGGGCGGTGACTTTTCTTGAGCAGTTTCTAGCAGGAGTTGATGCTGAGTCCCGCCAAAGCAGCAGTCGGCAAGCTTTGCAGTCCGGGGAAAATAATCCGGCTGAGGTGTTGAAGCTGGCTTAA